The following nucleotide sequence is from Nocardioides eburneiflavus.
TCTTCGAGGCGTACGAGTTCGACATCGGGGGCGAGACCTGATGACCGAACGGCGCCATGTCGTGGAAGGCGGGGTCATCGTCCGGCACCACCGCGCGGACGGAACCTTCTACCTCGTGATCAGGCGGGATGACGACTGGAGCCTGCCCAAAGGTCACTCCGAGCCCGGCGACGCCACCCTTCTCGCGACAGCGACACGGGAGCTCGAGGAGGAAGCGGGCGTCCGTTGCGCGATCGACGGGCCGGGCGGCGTGTTCACCTACGAGACCGGCGACGAGCGACGCTCCGTCCACTTCTTCACCGGGACCTACGACGGGCCCGTGTCGACCGACAAGGAGCTCGACGGCGTGTCCCAGACGTTGTGGCTCCGCCGCGAGGCCGCTGCTCAACGGCTCACGTACGACGACCTCCGCGAGTTCTTCCTCCAGGCGACCGCGCCGGCTCCGGCGCGCGCCAAGGCCACATGGTGGCAGCGTCACGACGTGAGGCTCGACCGTCTGGCCTCGGCCATCGACGTCTTCCAGGTCGAGGTGCACGTCCTCGGTGGGCGCAGCAGTGAGGACGAGTCCGGAGCGGCGAGGCGCAGGGCTTCCGTCGACCGCCTCGTGGAGCTGGCCAGGAACTGCGTCGCCTCACACCGGGTCGACGCCGGCTGGGAGTCTCTCCAGACGGCCCGGCGACTCTGCCTGGCGGACCTGGCTCCCGAGGAGCGCCGCGGCCGGGCCAGGGCCCTGCGCGCCGAAGCGGACGAGAAGCTCACCTCGTGGCGCCGGACCGCAGCGCTGGAGCTGCTCGAGGCACCGGATCCTCTTCCGGCAGTCAACCTCCAGGAGGCCGCGCGGCTGCTCGACGAGCACAGCATGAACGTCTACCTGAAGCTGCGCCTGGGCCGGACCGCGCTTCCCATCGCGGCCGGCCTCCTCGGCGCGATCCTCGTGGCGCTCGCGTTCGCCGTCGGCCGTGGCTGGTTCGACGCGCTGGGTGAGCCGGGGGCCTTCGTGCTCACCGACTTCGGACTGTTCCGAGGCGCGGCGGTGCTGGGTGCGTTCGGAGCCATGCTGAGCCTGGCCCTCGACAGGGACGGAGCCTCGCTGGCGAGTCGTCGCATCTACGAGGTCGTGGGCGCCCACCTGGCCGTCCCGGTCGCGCGGCTGTCCATCGGCGCGGCGTCGGGCGTCCTGGTGGTCGCGGCCGTGCAGTCCAGCCTGGCGGACCTCGGCCAGGCGTGGGCGATCCTGGCCGCGATCCCGGCAGGGTTCAGCGAGCGGCTGGTGCGCAGGTCGGTGGAGTCGCTCGACATCTCCGCGTCGAACGCCCGGCCAACGCCGCGGGATGCCCCAGGACAGAAGACGTAGGGCAGCGCCCGCTGTCCCCAATTTGCGGTCTTCCGCACGCGCGCGACCAGGAGCACAGTCGGTGGGAGCGCGTCCCGAACGGAGACCCCCCATGGCCCGATCCAGCACGACCGTCATGCGTACCCGCGTCGTCCCACTCGCAGCCGCGATCCTGAGCCTCGGCGTCGCCCTCCTGTGGGCGCCGACGGCCGTGGCCGACAAGCCGCCCGCTCCGGCGAGGACCACCGTCGAGGTCTACGACGACTTCGAGTCGGGCTACTCATTGGCCGACTACCAGGAGAAGTGGTCGAACCCGTACGGCCTGGGTGAGATGGCGCTGGGGGACACGCGTTCGTTCTCGCGTGGGGCGTTCAAGGTCTCCGCGGTGCCGTTCCGCACGGGCGCGGACTTCAGCGTCTTCGACCACCTGAAGTACATCGCGATCAGCAACAAGGCCTTCCCGGTGCCGACCAGCGGGTCCCTGGAGATCAGCTCGACGATCAAGGCGTCCACGCCGGGCACCGAGCCGGGCCGGGTCGTGCACGGCACCTACGTCCAATCAGGCGCGCCCTACGCCGAGGCCACGCTCGAGGGCCAGCAGGCAGGCGTGGTGATGAACGTCATCGACTTCAGCACCGGCCAGCTGTTCGACTGGTTCGTCTCGGGCGGCAGCGCGTTCGCGCTCATCGAGCGCCTGCCGTCGAACGTGACCGGCAACGCCCCGGAAGGGTCGCCGGACTACGTCGGTCGCGAGAAGATGTACACCCAGATCGTCACGGAGATCCCCGCGTCCCCGGGCGCCCACACCGTCAGCATCCGCATCAACCGCGGTGCCGGTGGCAGCTCCGTCGACTACTTCTTCGACGGTCGGCTGGTCGCGCACGTCGACGACATCGGCGTCCCCCTGGACGTGCAAGGCGTGCCCTACACCGGCATCTACCCCTCGCTCGGCGCCGGCGAGGACCTGAGCACCGAGGTGAACAGCGTGGTGATCGGACACGGGCTGTTCAGCCTGCTCGACGCCTTCCCGTTCCAGCACCCCGAGGCGCCCGAGCTCTCGGTCAGCATCCCGCTCAGCGAGCGGCTGTTCGGTCAGGGGGCCGTCGGCACCTTCGACGACTTCCGCGTCAAGACCGTCGCCCGCTGAGGCGCTCCCGGCAGCTCGAGCGGCGGCACCCCGGAACTCCGTCCGGCACGCTTCCGTCCCATGGGGATGAGGATGCTCCTGGCCGTGTCGACCGTGCTGCTCCTTGCTGCCTGCGGTCAGGAGGGACTGACGGCCGTGGATCCCCCGAGCGTGACGCCGAGCGGGCCGGCTCCGACTGCCACGACCACCGCGGGCGTACGCCACGACGTGACCGGTCCTGACGGCCCGCCTCCTTTCCGCGTCCGGTACGACAGGCAGGAGCTCGTGCTGCACCCCCACACCTACTGCTACGGGAACGGATGCGTCGACGGGGTCGTCGCGGACCCTCCCGACATCGGCTCTCCCGCGGAGATCCAGGTGTACGTGCCGGTGGAGGAGTTCGTGTTGTCCGTCCACGCCCGGGAGCTCACGCGCCCGCCACGGCCCGGCGCGCCGTCCTTCGACGCGACGTGCGGCGGCCGCAGCTTCGAGGTGCCGGTCGAGGACCTGGGCGGCGGGTGGTACGCCGTCCGGGCCTCCGGGCCGGCGGCGCACTACGACGTCGAGCTGTTCGCCCAGGGCGGCGGCGACATGATCGGGAGCTTGCGCTGGCGTACGCCCACCGCCGGACCGATGCCGGACCCGTCGGCGCGGCTGGCACTGGTCGCGGACCACGACGGGGAGCCCGACAGCTACGGACTGGAGCTCGCCGTGGAGGACCTCGCCGAGACCCCGACGGACGTCAGCGCCGAGATCGAGGTGACGGCCGCCAACGGGAGGTCCATGACGTTCGCGGCCGAGCAGGCCGCGGACCGCTGCCGGGGCGCCGGTGATCTCTACTTCGACCGTCCCGACGAGCTGGCCAAGCAGGCGGCCGGCCTGGGCGACTTCCCGTTCACCACCACCGTGACGCTCACGCTGGACGGCCGGGCGTACGTGGCCACGGCCGTCTACCCGGACGACGAGATCGAGGGCAACGAGCCGAGCGTCGCCCTCGAGTTCGCCCCGGAGCTCCCCGGAGCCTGACTCCGCGACCTAGGTGTCCTGACCACGGACGGGCGCCTCAGCGATCCCTCAGCGCTTCCTCGGCGTCGCCTCAGAGCGGCTGAGCATCGTGTTCCCATCGCCCCGGCACCGGTCGGAGCCACCCGAAGGGAACACCGTCATGGAGCACACACGTCGTACGTTGCTGCGTCGGACGCGCAGAGTGCTGGTCGTCTGCGTGCTCGTCGTGGGCCTGTCGACGGCAGGCGCCCAGGTCGCGAACGCCAACCCCGGAGTCACCACGTCCCAGCTGACCGCCTGCTACACGACCCTGGGGGTCGGCCGCGCCCAGGTCGCAGCACCCGCTCCGAGGCCGATGCCCTACATCAACACCTCACCCGACGTGCACGTCATCGGCGACAACAGCCAGGCCGTCACCTATCGGCCCTACCTCAGACGTTGGACGGGGTCCGCGTGGGTCATCGACCGGTACGGCCCCACGTTCACCGGGACCACCAGCGGGATGTACACGACCTGGAACCAGAACGGGGGCCTGTGGAGCTACAGCTTCACCATCGACCCCCGCCGGGCGAAGTACTACCAGTTCGGGGCGGAAGTGTGGTGGCACGCAGACGCTCACCACGGATCGAGCTACGCATTCGGCATCGGGGAGCACCAGCAGTACCGCAACGGCTACTGGTACGGGACCAGCTACTGCACGTTCTGATCGGGTTCGGGCTGGCTTGCGACACACTCGTCGCAGGCCAGCCCGCACTCGCGTCGGTGACGCCCTCAGCTCATCCGCCGCAGCACCCCGACCGGCACGTGCTTGATCACGAACCCCAGCGGGCCCCACGGCCACGCAGGCACCCGGGCCGACCTCTTCTCCTTCTCGATCGCCTCGACCATGGCGCGCACACCCTGCTCGGTCGACGTCATCAGCGGCGTCCTCGCGGAGGTGCCGGACATCTCGGAGACGATGTAGCCCGGGTAGAGCACGGTCACCTTGATCGGGGTGCCGTGGACGTCGGCGCGGAAGCCCTCGGCGAGGTGGGCGACCGCGGCCTTGGTGGCGGCGTACGTCGTGATGTTCTTCGGCATCCCGCGCAGCGCGGAGATGCTGGAGACCATGACGAGGTGTCCGCGGCCCTGCTTGCGGAAGATCGCGGCGGCGGCCTCGGTCTGGGCGAGGGCGCCGATGAAGTTGGTCTCCGCGGTCTCCTTGTTGGCGTCGAAGCGCCCGGTGCCGAGCGGCTGGCCCTTGCCGAGGCCGGCGTTGACGACGACCCGGTCGAGACCGCCGAGCTCCTCGGCGAGCTCGTCGAAGACGCGGAAGACGGCGTCGTGGTCGTTGACGTCGAGCGCCTTCACCGCGACTCGCCGATCGGGGTGCGCGGTGGTGATCTGGACGGCGAGCTCCTCGAGGCGCTCCGTACGTCGCGCGCACAGCGCGAGGTCGTGGCCGAGGGCGGCGAACTGGCGGGCCATCTCGGCGCCGAGCCCGCTGCTCGCGCCGGTGATGAGGATCGTGGTCACGAGGGCTCCTAGCGGTACGTGATCAGGTCGGGGGAGAGGTGGTCGTGGGCGTTGAAGGACACGAGCGTGGTGCCGCGCGAGCCGCGGACCACCGTCGAGGTGCCGGTGTTGACCGAGACGGGGTTGAGTCGCAGCCACAGGTCCGTACGCGCGGGCGAGCCGTCGGCGAGCAGGGTGGCGCATGCCCACGCCACCGGGCCGCCGCTGGTCAGCACGACGGCCGTGCCCCGGCTCGGCAGCGCGTCAGCCAGGCGGCCCATCGCGGCCTCGACGCGGGAGGTGAAGGCAGCGAAGGACTCGTCGTACGCCTCGTCGTGCGCGCCCGACGTCCAGCGCAGCGTCGCTTCCTCGAACCAGCGCTGGAAGGCGGCCTTCTCCGACTCGCCCTCCGCCGTGGTGGGCTGGTCGTGCACCGCCAGCACCTGGAGGTGGTCGAACTCGTTCCAGCCGGAGTCGACGTCCACGTCGGCGGTCCACCCGGAGCCTTCGAGCACGCCCGCCGCGGTCTGTGCGTGGCGGCGCATCTCGCCGGCCACGAGGACGTCGGCGGTGACCCCTCGCGCGGCGAGCGCCGCACCGAGGACCCGGGACTGCTCGTGGCCGAGCTCGGACAGGTTGTCGTAGTCGGCCGCGCCGAACGACGCCTGCCCGTGTCGCACGAGGAGGATGCGGCTCATACGGGATCCCCGCGGCGTTGCCCGGAGGAGCGGAGCGGGGGAGGAGAAGGTCGTGGGGTGTTCACCTCAGCAGCTCCGCGATCCGCCGGTCGAGGATCTGCACGCCCGGGCCGAAGAGGGCGTACATCTCGTTGGTGGTCTGGCCGTGGAACCAGCGGTAGTAGATCTGCTGGGCGATGACGGCGTTGCGGAACAGGCCGAAGACCTCGTAGAACCGCCACCGCTCGGACGTCATCTCGAAGCCCATCCGCTCGCAGTAGGCCCGGACGAGCTCGTCGCGGGTGATCATCCCCGGCAGGTCCGTCGGCACCCGCTTGGTCAGCTGGAGCTCGGGTGAGTCGTCGGCCTGGACCCAGAACGCCAGCGCCCCGCCGAGGTCCATCAGCGGGTCACCGAGCGTCGCCATCTCCCAGTCGAGGACGCCGACGACGCGCGTCGGGTCGTCGGCGGAGAGGACCAGGTTGTCGATCTTGAAGTCGTTGTGGATCACGCAGGTCGCCACGTCGTCGGGCTGGTACTCCTCGAGCCACGTCATCACCTCGACGAAGTCGGGGTTGTCCGGCGTGTGGGCGTCGCGGTAGCGCGTGGACCAGCCCTCGACCTGACGCCGGACGTAGCCGGGGCCGCGGCCGAAGTGGCCGAGCCCGGCAGCCCCGGCGTCGACGCTGTGCAGCTCGGCGTAGACCTCCACGACGTTGAGGCACAGCTGCCGCGCCTGCCCGGGGGACAGGGGTACGTCCGACGGCCAGGTGCTGCGCGGGATGATCCCGTCGATGCGACCCATGGCGTAGAAGTCGCCGCCCAGCACCGACGGGTCGTCGCAGAAGGCGACCATCGGCGCGACGTAGGGGAACACCGGAGCGAGCGCCGACTGGATCTCGAACTCGCGACGCATGTCGTGCGCGCCCCGGGCCTTGGTGCCGGCAGGGGCGCGGCGCAGGATCAGGTCGCGACCCGACGGGTAGCGCAGGAGGAAGGTGAGGTTGGACGCCCCGCCGGAGAACTGCCGCACCTCCGGCTCACCCTCGATGCCGGTCGCGTCCGTGGCGTGGGCGCGCAGCCACGCCGCCGCCGCGGCCACGTCGAAGGCGTCCTCCTCGCGCACCTCGCGCGCGCCCGGCACGTCGCTCACGAGCCGCCTCCTGCCGCCTGCAGCTTCGCCGCCTGGTCGCGCATCACGGCGTCGTAGGCGGCACGGTCGGCCCACTTCAGGGCGTACGCCTGCCGCGCGGGCTCGTCCGGCACGATCACGTCGTCGCCCGCGTCCATGCCGGCGAGCACCGCGGCCGCGATGTCGTCGGCGGTGATCCGCGAACGCTCGACCAGCCCGGACACCACAAGGCCGACGAGCTCGTCGCTGCCCTCCAGGGAGTCCATCAGGTTGGTGCGGAAGTAGGACGGGCACACCACGCTGGCGCGGATGCCGTGCCCCGCGAGCTCGTGGCCGCAGGTCTCGGTGAAGGCCACCGCGGCGGCCTTGACGGCGTTGTAGGAGGCCATGCCGGCCGGGTGGACGAGCCCGGCCAGCGAGGCGACGTTGACGAGGTGCCCGGAGCCCTGGTCCTTGAGCATCGGGACGAAGGCCCGCGTGCCGCGGACCATGCCGAAGAGGTTGATGTCGGTGATCCGCCGCCACTCCTCGAGCGTGCAGACGTCGACCCGGCCGCCGCCGGCGACCCCGGCGTTGTTGACCAGCACGTCGAGCCGGCCCCAGCGCTCGCGTACGGCGTCGACCGCGGCCGCCCAGTCGGCGTCGGAGGTGATGTCGAGGACGAGGTCGATGCCACCGTCGACGGACGAGGCCACGACACGATCCGTGGCGAGCACCTCGTCGCCACGCGCGCGGAACGCGGACACCAGCGCGGCACCGAGGCCCGAGGCGGCGCCGGTCACCAGGACGCGGCGGCTCCGTGGGGTGTGGTTCATGCCGTGTGCTTCCCGAGCTCGATCTTGGCGATCACGTTGCGGTGCACCTCGTCGGGACCGTCGGCCAGGCGCAGGGCGCGTGCGCCGACCCAGGCGGCGGCGAGCGGGAAGTCGTCCGACATGCCGGCGCCGCCGTGCAGCTGGATGGCCATGTCGATGACGTCGAGGGCCATGGTGGGCACCTCGACCTTGATCTCGCTGACGGCCGAGTAGGCCTCGCGGCCCATGCCCTGGTCGAGCAGCCAGGCGGCGTGCATCACCAGCAGGCGGGAGCGGTTGATCGCGATGCGCGCGTCGGCGATGCGCTCGCGGTTGCCGCCGAGGTTGGCGATCGGCTTGCCGAACGCGGTGCGGGACACCGCCCGGGCGCAGGCCAGCTCCAGTGCCCGCTCCGCCAGGCCGATGGCGCGCATGCAGTGGTGGACGCGGCCGGGACCGAGGCGGCCCTGGGCGATCTCGAAGGCGCGCCCCGGGCCGAGCAGGACGTTGGACGCGGGCACCCGGACGTTGTCGAAGGACACCTCGCCGTGGCCCAGCGGCTCGTCGTAGTAGCCCATCGTGGTGAGCATGCGCTCGACCTTCACGCCCTCGGTGTCGCGGGGGACCAGCACCATCGTGTGGCGCGAGTGCCGGTCGGCCTCGGGATCGGAGAGCCCCATGAAGACGAAGACCTTGCAGTCGGGGTTGCCGACCCCGGTCGACCACCACTTGCGGCCGTTGATGACCCATTCTGCCGCTCGTCCTGAGCCTGTCGAAGGGTCGATCTCGGCGGTCGCCGCCATGTTGGTCGCGTCGGAGGACGCCACGGCCGGCTCGGTCATGCAGAAGGCGCTGCGGATCTCCGCGCGCAGCAGCGGCTCCAGCCACTGCTCGCGCTGCTCGTCGGTGCCGTACTTGAGCAGCACCTCCATGTTGCCCGTGTCGGGCGCGTTGGAGTTGAAGACCAGGGGCGCGAGGAACGACCGTCCCATCGCCTCGGCCACCGGTGCGTAGTCGACGTTGGAGAGCCCCTCGCCGCCGTCGGTGCCGAAGTCGGCGGCGTACGTCCCGGCGTGGGCCGCCGGGAGGAACAGGTTCCACAGTCCCTGCTCGCGCGCCTTGGCCTGGAGCTCGGGGATCACCGGGTCGGGCGTCCAGCTGTCGCCGCCCGACTCGCGGGCGCGGGTGATGCGGCGGTGCACCTCGGCCTCGATCGGCTCGATCTCGTCTGCGACGAAGGCACGCACCCGCGCCTGCAGGTCAGCGGCTCGCGGGGAGAGGGAGAAGTCCATGGCGTTGACCTTCGCACACTGTTGAGCAATGCTCAATAGTGTGTCCGATCACCCCGCACCCGCCCGGCAGGCCGGCGCAGCGTCACCCGTACGTCGTCGGCTCAGCGCGGAGGACCGCCGCCGCCAGCTCGTCGGCATCGGTCTGAGCCAGATCGTCGAGACCCCGATCCAGGACCTCTCGATGGACGACGTCGCGGCCGAGGCGGGGATCTCGCGGGGGTTGCTGTTCCACTACTTCCCGACCAAGACCGACTTCTACCTCGCGTGCATCGCGGCTGCGGGTCGGCGCATCCTGCGCAACACCGCTCCCGACCCGGAGCTGCCGGGGGAGCAGCAGGTCGAGATGGCGACCCGGCTGATGGTCGAGCAGATCGAGCGGCGGCGCGACTTCTACCTCGCGCTCGTGCACGGTCACGGCGTGGCCGACCCGCGGGTCAGCGAGGTGATGGACTCGGTGCGCGAAGGCAGCACCGAGCGCGTGATGGCAGCCCTCGGGGTGCCGGAGTCCCGGCGGCCCGTGGTCCGCGCGTGGTGGGCCTACACGGAGGACCGGGCGCTCACCTGGTCGGCAGTGCCGACCGGCGAACGCCCGGTCCCTGTGTCGGAGCTGGTCGCGGAGTGCGTCGCCGCCCTGCACGCGCTGCTGCGGATCAGCCGCAGCTGATCAACCCCATCACGATCAACCCCGCGTGACGCGGGCCTTCACGGAGAAGCGGGCCCGGTCGTCGAGCGGCTTGCCGCCGCAGGCCAGCACGGTGTCGCGGTTGCAGCGGTAGCGCGTGGAGCCGTTGACGAGCGTCACGGACACGGCGCCGACCCGGCGGCTGTCGAAGGCCACCTTCTTGTGACCGTCGCCGGCGCGGTTGAGGCGCACGGTCTTGACCTGCTGCTTGCCGTTGAGGAGGTGGACGACCACCACCGCGCGGGGCGAGGTGCGCTTGGCCGGGCCGCGGACCTGCAGGGCCAGCTTCCACTTCTTGCCGGACAGTCGCGCGTCGGGACCGTAGACGTAGGACGCGGAGGACAGGTGGTTGACCCTGGCGCCGAACCGCTTGGTGCGCTTGCGCTTGCTCAGCACCTTGGCGCCGCGGACCTTGGGGTTGGGGTACTCGACACCCTCGGGGAAGTTGACGGCCGGGGTCAGGTTGCCGGCGGTGAAGCGGGCGTAGTTCTTCCCGAAGCCGCCCTTGTTGCGCAGCACCTTCTGCAGGGCGGCCAGGCTGTACTTCCCGCCGTCGCGCTTGAGGGAGCCGGCCTTCTTCCAGGTCTTGAGCACGAGGCGGTTGCCGTAGCGCGAGGTGAGGTACTCCCAGAAGACCCAGTTGCCGTACTGGAAGCCGTTGGTGCGGCTGAACGCGTCGAGCGGCACCTGCGCGGCGTAGATCTGGCTGACGGGGAGGTACTGGCGGTTGTCGTTGACGTGGGTCGCGATCCGCTCCTCCATCCAGGTCGCCGTCGACTCCATCATCCACGGGTCCTCGGCGTAGTCGTAGGCGTACTGGACGGCGTGGAAGAACTCGTGGCCGGCAGTCACGACGAGGTTGTCCGCGGGCGTGTTGTTGGGGAACTGGCTGGTCGCGAAGTCGTTGTCGAGGACGCAGTAGCCCGAGGCGGTGCGCTTCTTGGAGCGGCGCTCGCCGGCGCAGAAGCCGTAGAGGGAACCACCGAGGTCCTTGAGGTAGACGTCGAACTGCGAGCCGCCGCCGCGGGAGCCGTCCCGCACGGGAGCGCGGTAGCCCATGCCGTCGACGATGGTGGTCCACACGGAGTCCATCACGGCGAGGTTCTGGGCCGGCCAGTCCGGCGACGGCGGTGCGTCGGTCCCGGTCGGGACGTAGTGGACGCACAGGCGGGTGTTGCACAGCGGCGGGGCCTCTGCCACGGAGTAGCCGAACCCCTGGGGGTCGCTGACCCCGTCGGTCGGGCGGGCGAGCATCGCGTCGGCCTGGCGGCGCTCGGCACCCCGCAGCCGGGACTTCTGCATCCAGAGGTCGCGCAGCACGAGGGTCGCCGACGGGTCGCCCGGGCGGGCGTTGCCCGCGAGCACGCGGCGAGCCGTGCTCAGCATCTCGGACGCCGTGGGGTCCAGCTGCTCCTCGAGCACCGGCAGCGGCGCCTCGGGGGTGAGGCCGAGCAGGTCGCCGGGATCGACGACCCCGGCCGAGCCCGGCAGGCCGGGACGGTCCTCGTCGGCAGCGACGGCCGGTGCGGTGAGCGCCGCCCCGCCCACCAGTGCGATGGTCATGGCGGTCGTGACGAATCTGCGCATGGTTCCCCTCGTTGCTGTCATGTCCGTGCCGACCCTAACCCGGTGGGGTGACAGCCCCGGGGTCCGAGACCGCCGGCCGGTCACAGGTCGGCGATGTGCTCGATGATCGCGGTGGTGGAGATCGCAGGCGTGCGCTCGAGGTAGACGACCTCGCACACGTCGGAGAACTCGTCGAACTTGCCGGCCCAGTCGTCGCCCATCACGAGGACGTCCGCCCGGTGCTCGACGATGTAGTCGCGCTTCTGCTCCAGGCTCTCCTCGACGAAGACCGCGTCGACGACCTTGAGGGCGCCGACGATGGCGAGCCGCTCGCGCTGGCTGAAGATCGGCGCCCGGCCCTTCTTGCGCTCGTTGAGGGCGTCGGCGGAGACGCCGACGACCAGCCGGTCACCCAGCTCGGCGGCGCGCTCGAGGACGCGCAGGTGTCCGACATGGAACACGTCGAACGTGCCGAAGGTGATCACGGTGCGAGGCATGCGCGGCATTCTGGCACGGTCGGGGAGGATGGTCCGCATGCCCACCACGGCCGTACCGAGGCAACCCGCCCTCCCGCTCATCACGCCGGATCCGGACGCCGACGAGGCGCGCCGGCGCGGCCTGCGGCAGATGCGTACGGTGGCGGTCGGCCTGCTGCTGCTCGCCGCCTGCGTGTACGTCGCCACGCTTGGCCGCGACGGGTTCTGGGGCTTCGTCAACGCGGGCGCCGAGGCGTCGATGGTCGGCGCGATCGCGGACTGGTTCGCCGTCACTGCGCTCTTCAAGCACCCGCTGGGACTGCCGATCCCGCACACCGCGCTGGTCCCCAAGCGCAAGGACGAGCTGGGCAGGGGCCTCGAGGAGTTCGTCGGGGAGAACTTCCTCCAGGAGGACATCATCCGCGAGCGGGTGGCGGCCGCGACGATCTCGGCACGGGTCGGGGACTGGCTCTCCGACCCGGCCCACGCCCGGCGCGTGGTCGACGAGGTCGCCGAGGTGGCGGTGATCGCTCTGGGCAAGGTCCGCGACGACCACGTCGCCGACCTGGTCACGCAGGCGCTGGTGCCGCGCTTCCGTGAGGAGCCGATCTCCCCGCTGCTGGGCACGACGCTGATGGAGGTGCTGCGCGACGACCTCCACCGCGGGCTGGTGGACCTCGCGGTGGACGAGCTGCACAGCTGGGTGCTGGAGAACCCGGAGACCTTCTCCCGGGTGCTGGAGGAGCGCGCGCCGTGGTGGGCGCCGCCCAAGCTCAACGACGCGGTCACCTCCCGGCTGCACGTCCAGGCGCTCGCGTGGCTCGAGGACATCCGCGACGACCCGCACCACCGGGCCCGCGAGGCGCTCGACTCGATGCTGGGCCAGCTCGCCCACGACCTGATCAACGACGAGGAGACCCAGCGGCGCACCGAGGGGCTCAAGGAGCGCCTGCTCGACCACCCGCAGGTGGTGACCACGGCGATCTCGCTCTGGAAGGCGATGCGCTCGGCCCTGCTCGGCTCGATCCGCGACCCCCAGGGCGCGGTGCGCCGGCGGCTGCTCGAGGAGCTGGGCGCGTTCGCCGACCGACTGCGCGAGGACGCCGCGCTGCGTGAGCGCCTCGACCGGATGGCCGCCGACCTCACCGTCTTCGCCGTCGAGCGCTACGGCGCCGAGCTCACGACCGTGATCACCCACACCATCGAGCGCTGGGACGGCAAGGAGGCGGCCCGGCGCATCGAGCTGCACGTCGGCCGCGACCTCCAGTTCATCCGGATCAACGGCACGATCGTCGGCGGGCTGGTGGGCGTGGTGATCCACGCGGTGAGCTTGGCGGTGCACTGATCAGCGGCGGCAGGGCTTCATCACCGGCATGACCCGCGA
It contains:
- a CDS encoding acyl-CoA dehydrogenase family protein, translating into MDFSLSPRAADLQARVRAFVADEIEPIEAEVHRRITRARESGGDSWTPDPVIPELQAKAREQGLWNLFLPAAHAGTYAADFGTDGGEGLSNVDYAPVAEAMGRSFLAPLVFNSNAPDTGNMEVLLKYGTDEQREQWLEPLLRAEIRSAFCMTEPAVASSDATNMAATAEIDPSTGSGRAAEWVINGRKWWSTGVGNPDCKVFVFMGLSDPEADRHSRHTMVLVPRDTEGVKVERMLTTMGYYDEPLGHGEVSFDNVRVPASNVLLGPGRAFEIAQGRLGPGRVHHCMRAIGLAERALELACARAVSRTAFGKPIANLGGNRERIADARIAINRSRLLVMHAAWLLDQGMGREAYSAVSEIKVEVPTMALDVIDMAIQLHGGAGMSDDFPLAAAWVGARALRLADGPDEVHRNVIAKIELGKHTA
- a CDS encoding phosphotransferase family protein, yielding MSDVPGAREVREEDAFDVAAAAAWLRAHATDATGIEGEPEVRQFSGGASNLTFLLRYPSGRDLILRRAPAGTKARGAHDMRREFEIQSALAPVFPYVAPMVAFCDDPSVLGGDFYAMGRIDGIIPRSTWPSDVPLSPGQARQLCLNVVEVYAELHSVDAGAAGLGHFGRGPGYVRRQVEGWSTRYRDAHTPDNPDFVEVMTWLEEYQPDDVATCVIHNDFKIDNLVLSADDPTRVVGVLDWEMATLGDPLMDLGGALAFWVQADDSPELQLTKRVPTDLPGMITRDELVRAYCERMGFEMTSERWRFYEVFGLFRNAVIAQQIYYRWFHGQTTNEMYALFGPGVQILDRRIAELLR
- a CDS encoding NUDIX domain-containing protein, which codes for MTERRHVVEGGVIVRHHRADGTFYLVIRRDDDWSLPKGHSEPGDATLLATATRELEEEAGVRCAIDGPGGVFTYETGDERRSVHFFTGTYDGPVSTDKELDGVSQTLWLRREAAAQRLTYDDLREFFLQATAPAPARAKATWWQRHDVRLDRLASAIDVFQVEVHVLGGRSSEDESGAARRRASVDRLVELARNCVASHRVDAGWESLQTARRLCLADLAPEERRGRARALRAEADEKLTSWRRTAALELLEAPDPLPAVNLQEAARLLDEHSMNVYLKLRLGRTALPIAAGLLGAILVALAFAVGRGWFDALGEPGAFVLTDFGLFRGAAVLGAFGAMLSLALDRDGASLASRRIYEVVGAHLAVPVARLSIGAASGVLVVAAVQSSLADLGQAWAILAAIPAGFSERLVRRSVESLDISASNARPTPRDAPGQKT
- a CDS encoding TetR/AcrR family transcriptional regulator, with translation MSDHPAPARQAGAASPVRRRLSAEDRRRQLVGIGLSQIVETPIQDLSMDDVAAEAGISRGLLFHYFPTKTDFYLACIAAAGRRILRNTAPDPELPGEQQVEMATRLMVEQIERRRDFYLALVHGHGVADPRVSEVMDSVREGSTERVMAALGVPESRRPVVRAWWAYTEDRALTWSAVPTGERPVPVSELVAECVAALHALLRISRS
- a CDS encoding SDR family oxidoreductase, with the translated sequence MTTILITGASSGLGAEMARQFAALGHDLALCARRTERLEELAVQITTAHPDRRVAVKALDVNDHDAVFRVFDELAEELGGLDRVVVNAGLGKGQPLGTGRFDANKETAETNFIGALAQTEAAAAIFRKQGRGHLVMVSSISALRGMPKNITTYAATKAAVAHLAEGFRADVHGTPIKVTVLYPGYIVSEMSGTSARTPLMTSTEQGVRAMVEAIEKEKRSARVPAWPWGPLGFVIKHVPVGVLRRMS
- a CDS encoding DUF6081 family protein, producing the protein MARSSTTVMRTRVVPLAAAILSLGVALLWAPTAVADKPPAPARTTVEVYDDFESGYSLADYQEKWSNPYGLGEMALGDTRSFSRGAFKVSAVPFRTGADFSVFDHLKYIAISNKAFPVPTSGSLEISSTIKASTPGTEPGRVVHGTYVQSGAPYAEATLEGQQAGVVMNVIDFSTGQLFDWFVSGGSAFALIERLPSNVTGNAPEGSPDYVGREKMYTQIVTEIPASPGAHTVSIRINRGAGGSSVDYFFDGRLVAHVDDIGVPLDVQGVPYTGIYPSLGAGEDLSTEVNSVVIGHGLFSLLDAFPFQHPEAPELSVSIPLSERLFGQGAVGTFDDFRVKTVAR
- a CDS encoding SDR family NAD(P)-dependent oxidoreductase; its protein translation is MNHTPRSRRVLVTGAASGLGAALVSAFRARGDEVLATDRVVASSVDGGIDLVLDITSDADWAAAVDAVRERWGRLDVLVNNAGVAGGGRVDVCTLEEWRRITDINLFGMVRGTRAFVPMLKDQGSGHLVNVASLAGLVHPAGMASYNAVKAAAVAFTETCGHELAGHGIRASVVCPSYFRTNLMDSLEGSDELVGLVVSGLVERSRITADDIAAAVLAGMDAGDDVIVPDEPARQAYALKWADRAAYDAVMRDQAAKLQAAGGGS
- a CDS encoding histidine phosphatase family protein; translation: MSRILLVRHGQASFGAADYDNLSELGHEQSRVLGAALAARGVTADVLVAGEMRRHAQTAAGVLEGSGWTADVDVDSGWNEFDHLQVLAVHDQPTTAEGESEKAAFQRWFEEATLRWTSGAHDEAYDESFAAFTSRVEAAMGRLADALPSRGTAVVLTSGGPVAWACATLLADGSPARTDLWLRLNPVSVNTGTSTVVRGSRGTTLVSFNAHDHLSPDLITYR